From one Erythrobacter sp. HKB08 genomic stretch:
- a CDS encoding OmpA family protein — translation MTDYRTALALTGLALGALSAPAMAQDGGDLMSLDGSALRDAIDMRYQAAITTSNDSAIVNADDPRYLWAIDAKAQCGIALGYLKSGTKDPVSIGKCDDAYQRMMMVPRQRIIEKPEPTPQPECERPVIGAIFFDFDSAVPPASARDTLSFVRGNYQQCGWNAFVVTGHTDRSGSDAYNDGLSQRRAQAIADEMGAMGVPASMIETRARGESEPRVPTPDGVRNPQNRRVEIEVR, via the coding sequence ATGACTGACTACAGGACAGCACTTGCACTGACGGGCCTCGCCCTCGGGGCCCTATCGGCGCCCGCGATGGCGCAGGACGGAGGCGATCTCATGTCGCTCGACGGCTCTGCACTGAGGGATGCGATCGATATGCGCTACCAGGCGGCGATCACGACCTCGAACGACAGCGCGATCGTCAATGCCGACGACCCGCGGTATCTCTGGGCGATCGACGCGAAAGCGCAGTGCGGTATCGCGCTGGGCTATCTCAAGTCGGGCACCAAGGATCCGGTTAGCATCGGCAAGTGCGACGATGCCTACCAGCGCATGATGATGGTGCCGCGCCAGCGCATCATCGAGAAGCCCGAGCCGACGCCTCAGCCCGAGTGCGAACGTCCGGTCATCGGAGCGATCTTCTTCGACTTCGATAGCGCAGTGCCGCCCGCTTCGGCGCGCGACACGCTGAGCTTCGTGCGCGGCAATTACCAGCAGTGTGGCTGGAACGCCTTCGTCGTCACCGGCCACACCGACCGTTCGGGCAGCGATGCCTACAACGACGGCCTTTCGCAGCGCCGCGCGCAGGCGATCGCCGACGAAATGGGCGCCATGGGCGTGCCCGCGAGCATGATCGAGACCCGTGCTCGGGGCGAAAGCGAACCGCGCGTGCCGACGCCAGACGGCGTGCGCAACCCGCAGAACCGCCGTGTCGAAATCGAAGTTCGCTGA
- a CDS encoding DUF5801 repeats-in-toxin domain-containing protein gives MNYEDQNREAFENAEAEANLQDENLQAESAQPGVGQGPGINRVILTPDAQGVLALPPGTTLDDLEVQGRDIVFTVDGTTYVIPDGAIFVPQLVLEGVAVPPLNLASLLLGEDLEPEAGPVQSSGNNFAEDSGPIQDAFDLGNLLPYTELLFEAPEDEEVIPDLVDEEPTVIIITPDNPVGAIDAAATVDEAGLPERGDEPEGTEAAGNGETTTGTISYESPDGTDAVLINGVEITTVGQTFVSPDGTLTITSIAEGAIGFSYTLDDNLLGRTEDGFFTVTVRDTDGDEASATLLILVIDDEPIVAADVDQVPAGSHDPIDGNVITGEGTVDENVDQVGADDALLTSISNSAGDEVSSDGTMVITGEYGQLTIQPNGSYTYQRFDGTPGGVEDVFTYTLTDSDGSTASTTLTIQIANAPVTIISVPEIGDGTVVNEEGLPARDGESEGSNEPAPTEATTGTITFEALDGVAEVKINDVVITGAGQVITVPEGTLTIVAFDPDGGSLTYTFTLGDNTAGDDTSVTFTITVTDVDGDSDSAPFTINIVDDEPEAVDDTEDQVSENAPVTVDVLANDTPGADSVQPGDVAAVAGTLTGTGTLAYNGDGTFTYTPGPAEEGTVTFDYTITDGDGDVSTATVTINLEDDSTPTIAVEGDDDVDEAGLPARTGEAEGSDAAGNGETAEGSIPITTGGDTLASLVINGVNVTGGGQVTTSRGVLTITETSGNYTYSYTLSDNTLSDPDSDSFSLTVTDSDGSTASTTLVIDIIDDVPTARDDGETQAQENAPVTIDVFANDTQGADSVQFGDIALVDGTLSGTGSLAYNGDGTFTYTPGQAEEGTVTFDYTITDGDGDVSTATATITLLDDSLPTGGERTATVDDDGLAGGNPASTAGDIDANDGDDAADTSEASFTGTLAFNVFNDTPATITFDAALNGSTAIVGLEEVTYTVSGSTLTATISSGARSGTDLFTVEITDAASGDYQVTLLTNVLNEGGPNDEATNAVASIDFTVTDSDGSSTATNLTILFNDDAPTALDEDDASIAEDASAPASVGGNVLANDSTGADGGSVTSVNIDGTDYAIAATGTTPVSTAKGDYTFDADGNWTFDPNPGLDQTSGPVQAGFTYTLTDGDGDTATASQAIAITDGQDPSAGDDISLTVDDQNLAKGSTPAGPDFASDDIVFTEGSDPIVSIVFGDTSGLGGGLTWVRVSDTQITGSDGGRLVVTLDLSVTDTTATVTATLNDNYDDHPTIDVDDLADLGSVAVIATDLDGDTATASASVGVSDDLPTLDTTPPQDSSLTVDETDFGTDASASFAGLFTPSYNADGPGTVDGFTLGLGDGPTGLVDTATGNEVFLFLEGGEVVAREGTDAADAATGEVVFTVSVDTLGTVTLDQDRAVVHADATNPNDPADLASADLITLAATVTDGDGDTDDATVSIGNALRFLDDGPSITATATDGDTVTLETQDAETIGGAFDTASSSANFTDSFTVSAFDYGADDAGSITWDFELLLEVAEGDDSGLDSDGADIFLYQRDDGTVVGSTAGSEPATDDASVIFTITVDGDGIVTLTQFAEIDHPLPGDTTNYDAQTIPLPTDLVTLSGTATITDRDGDQAESTDTLDLGGNILFADDGPEVTVTGSEASLTVDETNLASDDSASFAGSFTTDFGADGAGSTAYTLGVSAPGGVDSGLVDVATGNSVFLFLEGGQVVGREGTDATDAATGEPVFTVSVVATGPTAGTVTLDQLRALTHPDANDPDDPVSITTDGLITLTATSTDGDGDSDDASIGIAANLTFNDDGPDADDDGPFAVAEDTPLTITTAFDNDTDGADDVDYTNTHPVSGVAVTTAATKGVVVYNDDGTFTYTPNAGESGADSFQYTITDRDGDSSTATVTLTIAEDSTPTITDTDLSVNEDGLPARTGEPEGTSFGSNSHISSTESFVITTGNDTLKTLEVQDKDGNWIDVTAATVGTPITVTGDFGTLTVTSDGAGTYSYSYTLEDNLDTHPDNDPNDGDGISDADDTLIGENFAVRVTDSDDDQATTTVQVTVLDDAPEVTTTGSEASLTVDETDLATNDDASFADAFSTNFGADGSAGTVYTLGVSAPGGVDSGLVDVATGNSVFLFLEGGQVVGREGTDATDAATGEPVFTVSVVATGPTAGTVTLDQLRALTHPDANDPDDPVSITTDGLITLTATSTDGDGDSDDASIGIAANLTFNDDGPDADDDGPFAVAEDTPLTITTAFDNDTDGADDVDYTNTHPVSGVAVTTAATKGVVVYNDDGTFTYTPNAGESGADSFQYTITDRDGDSSTATVTLTIAEDSTPTIDDFDMIVNEDGLPARGSEPEGTSFGSNSHINANGFFTITTGNDTLAKLEIQDKDGNWVDVTAATNAVPITVTGDNGTLTVFSDGAGNYTYTYTLEDNLDTHPDNDPNDGDGISDGADIITGENFPVRVTDSDGDIATESIEVVVQDDAPIANPDTDSVTEGASTGGNVLDGTGTTSGATGADEPGADGYGASGPVVGVAAGSDTSAPVSGGLGGTGIPGAWGTLILNADGSYTYSVAPDTIDANQTDTFVYTIIDGDGDLVTTTLTIDVTAVTLVGDDESVTVYEEAMDDAATGNDVVASNVTGSMPSETTETATGNVTVTGATEYSIAGGTVAGGFTTIAGTYGTLKINNTTGDFTYTLTDPFTTNPAADDGVTTQLNAESFTYTASDANGNTVDGTISINIVDDIPLAVTAFSVNVTNAPGGMNTAFLDGDNDVDNNYGADGAGAIIFTGQSYGTGNTIDALLAQGLTSGLVDLEYTISGGGTVLVATKESDDSEVFRIELQPTGSDDQYKITISQPIDSLRNVDFNDDGYDFVGGNGAWAGFNQPLVTGSQDLLLTPLENGGTAPSGTESGTVNTNANEGGISDGNSVKTGEAMRVDFVVDLAGSPVSGGDYSVGANQNHSFDGHYTANGASALFTAISGGTKQSTVRLTASDDNATTGTDGNDDVGDGVKDIITEIAISYNNDSLDITANGTYTIGGQSFTVIFDPSGHVDVSGVVSETRIAAFTADGYNSIVFENVGGRPFKIGDFGTVQVTNDPVSFDVPIAIQDGDGDIVLSGNLAITAQPAAPPVALDLDGDGVEFVGLEAGVAFDYDGDGAPSATAWVGSDDGILVHDANGDGMVSGASEFVFGGAGMSDLEAIAANHDGNGDGMLDASDAAYAQFAVWQDANGNGVSDAGELVSLAEAGIVSLSLVSDGNSYVTAGGDVVVHGLASFTKADGSTGTAADASFQIGAEQTNARRTAEAASFAAAAGLFGYPDTGHAMGDLGDARIDAMSGDLSVWQAWGGPAASMAIEHFSLSNYLVSNGPQQLAEITSETRMIDDWSLDLAPASMFELSDIGAPDLVLSNEPSGLFDAVPVFDAGVHAIAPSMMDALLTLEATGMAQDAMLEGQGGQFGMLPDVGHLVGELYEAQGVDAIIDALAGNPVGPVSFNAIMNSSESGLLDQAPDFGPMSMTPFETFDAADDAAALAAAQG, from the coding sequence ATGAACTACGAAGATCAGAACCGCGAAGCTTTCGAGAACGCAGAGGCCGAGGCCAATCTGCAGGATGAAAACCTGCAGGCGGAAAGCGCGCAACCGGGTGTCGGCCAGGGGCCGGGCATCAACCGCGTCATCCTGACGCCGGACGCGCAGGGCGTTCTCGCACTTCCGCCGGGCACCACGCTCGACGACCTCGAGGTGCAGGGCCGCGACATCGTCTTCACTGTCGACGGCACGACCTATGTCATTCCCGACGGCGCGATCTTCGTGCCCCAGCTGGTGCTCGAAGGCGTAGCGGTCCCGCCGCTCAACCTCGCCTCGCTCCTGCTGGGTGAAGATCTCGAGCCGGAGGCCGGCCCGGTCCAGAGCTCGGGCAACAATTTCGCCGAAGACAGCGGCCCGATCCAGGACGCCTTCGACCTCGGCAACCTCCTCCCCTACACCGAGCTGCTGTTCGAAGCGCCGGAAGACGAGGAGGTCATTCCCGATCTCGTCGACGAAGAGCCGACAGTCATCATCATCACGCCCGACAACCCGGTCGGCGCGATCGATGCCGCGGCAACCGTCGATGAAGCCGGCCTGCCCGAACGCGGCGACGAGCCGGAAGGCACCGAAGCTGCCGGCAATGGCGAAACGACCACCGGCACGATCAGCTACGAATCGCCCGACGGCACCGATGCGGTCCTGATCAACGGCGTCGAAATCACCACCGTCGGCCAGACCTTCGTCTCGCCCGACGGCACGCTGACCATCACCAGCATCGCGGAAGGCGCGATCGGCTTCAGCTACACGCTGGACGACAACCTTCTGGGCCGCACCGAAGACGGTTTCTTCACCGTCACCGTGCGCGACACCGACGGCGACGAGGCTTCGGCCACGCTGCTGATCCTCGTCATCGACGACGAGCCGATCGTCGCGGCCGATGTCGACCAGGTCCCGGCCGGCTCGCACGATCCGATCGACGGCAATGTCATCACCGGTGAAGGCACCGTCGACGAGAATGTCGACCAGGTCGGCGCGGACGATGCGCTGCTCACCTCGATCTCGAACTCTGCCGGCGACGAGGTTTCGTCCGACGGCACGATGGTGATCACCGGCGAATACGGCCAGCTGACCATCCAGCCGAATGGCAGCTACACCTACCAGCGCTTCGACGGCACGCCCGGCGGCGTCGAGGACGTGTTCACCTACACGCTCACCGACAGCGACGGCAGCACGGCTTCGACCACGCTGACGATCCAGATCGCCAACGCTCCGGTAACGATCATTTCGGTCCCGGAAATCGGCGACGGCACTGTCGTCAACGAAGAAGGCCTGCCGGCCCGCGACGGCGAATCGGAGGGTTCGAACGAACCGGCTCCGACTGAAGCGACCACCGGTACGATCACATTCGAAGCGCTCGACGGCGTGGCCGAAGTGAAGATCAACGATGTCGTCATCACCGGCGCAGGCCAGGTCATTACCGTTCCGGAAGGCACGCTGACGATCGTCGCTTTCGATCCGGACGGCGGCTCGCTGACCTATACCTTCACGCTCGGCGACAATACCGCGGGCGACGATACGTCGGTCACATTCACCATCACGGTCACCGATGTGGACGGGGACTCGGATTCCGCCCCCTTCACCATCAACATCGTCGACGACGAACCCGAAGCCGTCGACGATACCGAAGACCAGGTGTCGGAAAACGCGCCGGTCACGGTCGACGTTCTCGCAAACGATACGCCGGGCGCCGACAGCGTGCAGCCGGGTGACGTTGCAGCAGTCGCCGGCACGCTCACCGGCACGGGCACGCTCGCCTACAATGGCGACGGCACCTTCACCTACACGCCGGGACCGGCCGAAGAAGGCACGGTCACCTTCGACTACACGATCACCGATGGCGACGGCGACGTTTCGACCGCCACGGTTACGATCAATCTCGAGGACGATTCGACCCCGACCATCGCAGTCGAAGGCGATGACGACGTCGATGAAGCCGGCCTGCCTGCCCGTACGGGCGAAGCGGAAGGTTCGGATGCAGCCGGCAATGGCGAGACGGCCGAAGGCAGCATTCCGATCACCACCGGCGGCGACACGCTCGCCTCGCTCGTGATCAATGGCGTCAACGTCACCGGCGGCGGCCAGGTCACGACCTCGAGGGGCGTGCTGACCATCACCGAGACGTCGGGCAATTACACCTATAGCTACACGCTGAGCGACAACACGCTGTCCGATCCCGACAGCGACAGCTTTTCGCTCACCGTGACCGACAGCGACGGCTCGACCGCGTCGACCACGCTGGTGATCGACATCATCGATGATGTCCCGACCGCGCGCGACGATGGCGAAACGCAGGCGCAGGAGAATGCGCCGGTCACGATCGACGTCTTCGCCAACGACACCCAGGGCGCGGACAGCGTCCAGTTCGGCGACATCGCGCTGGTCGACGGCACGCTCAGCGGGACGGGCTCGCTCGCCTATAATGGCGACGGCACCTTCACTTACACGCCGGGACAGGCCGAAGAAGGCACGGTCACCTTCGACTACACGATCACCGATGGCGACGGCGACGTTTCGACCGCGACCGCCACGATCACCCTGCTCGACGATTCGCTGCCGACCGGCGGCGAGCGCACCGCGACGGTCGATGACGACGGTCTTGCCGGCGGCAACCCGGCCTCGACCGCCGGCGATATCGATGCAAACGATGGCGACGATGCAGCTGACACGAGCGAAGCCAGCTTCACCGGCACGCTCGCCTTCAACGTGTTCAACGACACGCCCGCGACGATCACCTTCGATGCCGCGCTGAACGGCAGCACCGCGATTGTCGGCCTCGAAGAGGTCACCTACACGGTTTCGGGCAGCACGCTTACGGCGACCATCAGCAGCGGGGCGCGCAGCGGGACCGACCTGTTCACGGTCGAAATCACGGACGCGGCAAGCGGCGACTACCAGGTCACCCTGCTCACCAACGTCCTCAATGAAGGTGGCCCGAACGATGAAGCGACCAACGCGGTTGCCTCGATCGACTTCACCGTCACCGACAGCGACGGCTCGTCCACCGCGACGAACCTGACGATCCTGTTCAACGACGATGCGCCCACCGCACTCGACGAAGACGATGCTTCGATCGCCGAAGATGCTTCGGCCCCGGCCAGCGTCGGCGGCAATGTGCTTGCCAACGACAGCACCGGCGCGGACGGCGGCAGTGTCACCTCGGTCAATATCGACGGCACCGACTATGCCATCGCCGCGACCGGCACGACGCCGGTCTCGACCGCGAAGGGCGACTACACCTTCGATGCCGACGGCAACTGGACCTTCGATCCGAACCCGGGTCTCGACCAGACCTCCGGCCCGGTCCAGGCAGGCTTCACCTACACGCTGACCGACGGCGACGGCGATACCGCCACCGCCTCGCAGGCGATCGCCATCACCGACGGGCAGGACCCGTCTGCCGGCGACGACATCTCGCTCACGGTCGACGACCAGAACCTGGCCAAGGGCAGCACGCCCGCCGGCCCGGATTTCGCGAGCGACGACATCGTCTTCACCGAGGGCTCGGACCCGATCGTTTCGATCGTGTTCGGCGATACCTCGGGTCTCGGCGGCGGCCTCACCTGGGTGCGCGTCAGCGACACGCAGATCACCGGTTCGGACGGCGGCCGCCTGGTCGTCACGCTCGACCTGTCGGTGACGGATACGACCGCCACCGTCACCGCGACGCTCAACGACAATTACGATGACCACCCGACCATCGATGTCGACGATCTGGCGGATCTCGGCTCGGTCGCTGTCATCGCGACGGATCTCGATGGCGATACCGCTACCGCTTCGGCTTCGGTCGGCGTGTCGGACGATCTTCCGACCCTCGACACCACCCCGCCGCAGGATTCCTCGCTCACTGTCGACGAGACGGACTTCGGTACCGATGCGAGCGCCAGCTTCGCCGGTCTGTTCACGCCGAGCTACAATGCCGATGGCCCGGGCACGGTCGACGGCTTCACCCTCGGCCTGGGCGATGGTCCGACCGGGCTGGTCGACACCGCCACCGGCAATGAAGTGTTCCTCTTCCTCGAAGGCGGCGAAGTCGTCGCCCGCGAAGGCACCGACGCTGCCGATGCCGCTACGGGCGAAGTGGTATTCACCGTTTCGGTCGACACACTAGGCACGGTCACGCTCGACCAGGATCGCGCTGTCGTCCACGCCGATGCGACCAATCCGAACGATCCGGCCGACCTTGCTTCGGCCGATCTCATCACGCTGGCCGCTACGGTCACCGACGGCGACGGCGACACCGACGATGCGACCGTATCGATCGGCAATGCGCTGCGCTTCCTCGACGATGGCCCCTCGATCACCGCCACGGCGACCGATGGCGACACTGTCACTCTCGAAACGCAGGACGCCGAGACCATCGGCGGCGCGTTCGATACCGCGAGCTCGTCCGCGAACTTCACCGATTCCTTCACGGTCTCGGCATTCGATTACGGCGCTGACGATGCCGGTTCGATCACCTGGGATTTCGAGCTGCTGCTCGAAGTTGCGGAAGGCGACGACAGCGGCCTCGATAGCGATGGCGCGGACATCTTCCTCTACCAGCGCGACGATGGCACGGTGGTCGGCTCGACCGCCGGCAGCGAGCCTGCGACCGATGATGCGAGCGTGATCTTCACCATCACGGTCGACGGCGACGGCATCGTTACCCTGACGCAATTTGCCGAGATCGATCACCCGCTGCCGGGCGATACGACGAATTACGACGCGCAGACGATCCCGCTTCCGACCGATCTCGTCACCCTGTCGGGCACGGCGACCATTACCGACCGCGACGGCGACCAGGCGGAGAGCACCGACACGCTCGATCTCGGCGGCAATATCCTGTTCGCCGACGATGGTCCGGAAGTGACCGTTACCGGCAGCGAAGCCAGCCTCACCGTCGACGAGACGAACCTCGCTTCCGACGACAGCGCGAGCTTTGCGGGCTCCTTCACTACGGACTTCGGCGCCGATGGTGCCGGTTCCACCGCTTACACCCTCGGCGTCTCGGCTCCGGGCGGGGTCGACAGCGGGCTGGTCGATGTTGCCACCGGCAACAGCGTCTTCCTGTTCCTCGAAGGCGGCCAGGTGGTCGGCCGCGAGGGTACGGATGCAACCGATGCAGCGACCGGCGAGCCGGTGTTCACGGTCTCGGTCGTCGCGACCGGTCCGACCGCTGGCACGGTCACGCTCGACCAGCTGCGCGCGCTGACCCATCCGGATGCGAACGATCCGGACGATCCGGTCTCGATCACGACCGACGGGCTGATCACGCTCACCGCGACCAGCACCGATGGCGACGGCGACAGCGACGATGCGAGCATCGGCATTGCTGCCAACCTCACCTTCAACGACGATGGTCCGGATGCGGACGACGACGGTCCGTTCGCCGTGGCGGAGGACACCCCGCTCACCATCACCACCGCGTTCGACAACGACACCGATGGTGCGGACGACGTCGACTACACCAACACCCATCCGGTCAGCGGCGTTGCGGTTACCACCGCTGCGACCAAGGGCGTGGTGGTCTACAACGACGACGGCACGTTCACCTACACGCCGAACGCCGGCGAGAGCGGTGCGGACAGCTTCCAGTACACGATCACCGATCGCGACGGCGACAGCTCGACCGCCACGGTCACGCTGACCATCGCGGAAGACTCAACGCCGACGATCACCGACACCGACCTGTCGGTCAACGAGGACGGCCTGCCGGCCCGCACGGGTGAGCCGGAAGGCACCTCGTTCGGTTCGAACAGCCACATCTCCTCGACCGAGAGCTTCGTCATCACCACGGGCAACGACACGCTCAAGACGCTCGAGGTGCAGGACAAGGACGGCAACTGGATCGATGTGACCGCCGCCACGGTCGGCACGCCGATCACGGTCACCGGCGACTTCGGTACGCTGACGGTGACCTCGGACGGTGCGGGCACCTACTCCTACAGCTACACGCTGGAGGACAACCTCGACACCCATCCGGACAACGACCCGAACGATGGCGACGGCATCTCCGATGCTGACGACACGCTGATCGGCGAGAACTTCGCCGTGCGCGTCACCGACAGCGACGACGACCAGGCAACCACCACGGTACAGGTCACCGTGCTCGACGATGCTCCGGAGGTTACCACCACCGGCAGCGAAGCCAGCCTGACGGTCGACGAGACCGACCTTGCCACCAATGACGATGCGAGCTTCGCCGACGCGTTCAGCACCAACTTCGGTGCCGACGGCTCGGCCGGTACGGTCTACACCCTCGGCGTCTCGGCTCCGGGCGGGGTCGACAGCGGGCTGGTCGATGTTGCCACCGGCAACAGCGTCTTCCTGTTCCTCGAAGGCGGCCAGGTGGTCGGCCGCGAGGGTACGGATGCAACCGATGCAGCGACCGGCGAGCCGGTGTTCACGGTCTCGGTCGTCGCGACCGGTCCGACCGCTGGCACGGTCACGCTCGACCAGCTGCGCGCGCTGACCCATCCGGATGCGAACGATCCGGACGATCCGGTCTCGATCACGACCGACGGGCTGATCACGCTCACCGCGACCAGCACCGATGGCGACGGCGACAGCGACGATGCGAGCATCGGCATTGCTGCCAACCTCACCTTCAACGACGATGGTCCGGATGCGGACGACGACGGTCCGTTCGCCGTGGCGGAGGACACCCCGCTCACCATCACCACCGCGTTCGACAACGACACCGATGGTGCGGACGACGTCGACTACACCAACACCCATCCGGTCAGCGGCGTTGCGGTTACCACCGCTGCGACCAAGGGCGTGGTGGTCTACAACGACGACGGCACGTTCACCTACACGCCGAACGCCGGCGAGAGCGGTGCGGACAGCTTCCAGTACACGATCACCGATCGCGACGGCGACAGCTCGACCGCAACGGTCACGCTGACGATCGCGGAAGACTCCACCCCGACGATCGATGATTTCGACATGATCGTGAACGAAGATGGTCTTCCTGCTCGTGGCAGCGAACCGGAAGGCACCTCGTTCGGCAGCAACAGCCATATCAACGCCAACGGGTTCTTCACGATCACGACCGGCAACGACACCCTTGCGAAGCTGGAGATCCAGGACAAGGACGGCAACTGGGTCGATGTGACAGCCGCCACCAATGCCGTGCCGATCACGGTCACTGGCGACAACGGCACGCTGACGGTCTTCTCCGACGGCGCTGGTAACTACACCTACACCTACACGCTCGAAGACAATCTCGACACGCACCCGGACAACGATCCGAACGATGGCGACGGCATCTCCGATGGCGCCGACATCATCACGGGTGAGAATTTCCCGGTTCGCGTGACCGATAGCGATGGCGATATCGCTACCGAAAGCATCGAAGTGGTCGTCCAGGACGATGCTCCGATCGCCAATCCGGACACCGACAGCGTGACCGAAGGTGCCAGCACCGGCGGCAATGTGCTCGACGGAACCGGCACGACGAGCGGCGCAACCGGTGCCGACGAGCCGGGTGCCGACGGGTATGGCGCAAGCGGCCCGGTGGTGGGCGTTGCAGCCGGCAGCGACACGAGCGCTCCGGTCAGCGGCGGCCTCGGCGGCACGGGTATCCCGGGTGCATGGGGCACGCTGATCCTCAATGCGGACGGCAGCTACACCTACTCGGTCGCTCCGGACACGATCGATGCCAACCAGACCGACACCTTCGTCTACACGATCATCGACGGCGACGGCGACCTCGTCACTACGACGCTGACGATCGACGTGACGGCAGTCACCCTCGTCGGCGACGACGAGAGCGTGACGGTCTACGAAGAGGCGATGGACGATGCTGCGACCGGCAATGATGTCGTCGCATCCAATGTCACCGGCTCCATGCCCAGCGAGACGACCGAAACGGCGACGGGCAATGTCACCGTGACCGGTGCGACCGAATACTCGATCGCGGGCGGCACGGTTGCCGGCGGGTTCACGACGATCGCGGGCACCTATGGTACGCTCAAGATCAACAACACCACCGGCGATTTCACCTACACGCTGACCGATCCGTTCACGACGAACCCGGCAGCGGACGACGGTGTGACGACCCAGCTCAACGCGGAAAGCTTCACCTACACCGCTTCGGATGCGAACGGGAACACGGTCGACGGGACGATTTCGATCAATATCGTCGACGATATCCCGCTGGCGGTCACCGCGTTCTCGGTGAATGTCACCAACGCGCCGGGCGGCATGAACACCGCGTTCCTCGACGGCGACAACGATGTCGACAACAACTACGGCGCGGACGGTGCGGGTGCGATCATCTTCACCGGCCAGAGCTACGGCACCGGCAACACGATCGATGCTCTGCTCGCTCAGGGCCTCACTTCGGGCCTCGTCGACCTCGAGTACACGATCAGCGGCGGCGGCACGGTGCTGGTCGCGACCAAGGAAAGCGACGATAGCGAGGTGTTCCGCATCGAGCTGCAGCCGACCGGCTCGGACGATCAGTACAAGATCACCATTTCGCAGCCGATCGACTCGCTTCGCAACGTCGATTTCAACGACGATGGCTACGACTTCGTCGGCGGCAACGGCGCATGGGCGGGCTTCAACCAGCCGCTCGTCACCGGCAGCCAGGATCTGCTGCTGACCCCGCTCGAAAACGGCGGAACCGCCCCGAGCGGAACCGAAAGCGGCACGGTCAACACGAACGCCAACGAAGGCGGCATCAGCGACGGCAACTCGGTGAAGACCGGGGAAGCCATGCGCGTCGACTTCGTGGTCGACCTGGCGGGCAGCCCTGTCAGTGGCGGCGACTATTCTGTCGGAGCGAACCAGAACCATTCGTTCGACGGTCACTACACTGCCAACGGTGCTTCGGCCCTGTTCACCGCCATCTCCGGCGGAACCAAGCAGAGCACGGTGCGCCTGACGGCTTCGGACGACAATGCGACGACCGGAACCGACGGCAATGACGATGTCGGCGACGGTGTGAAGGACATAATCACCGAAATCGCGATTTCGTATAACAACGACTCGCTCGATATCACGGCCAACGGCACCTACACGATCGGTGGTCAGAGCTTCACGGTCATCTTCGACCCGAGCGGGCATGTCGACGTGTCCGGCGTCGTTTCGGAGACGCGGATCGCTGCCTTCACTGCCGACGGCTACAACTCGATCGTCTTCGAGAATGTCGGCGGTCGGCCATTCAAGATCGGCGACTTCGGTACCGTGCAGGTTACCAATGACCCGGTTTCCTTCGACGTTCCGATCGCGATCCAGGACGGCGATGGCGACATCGTCCTCTCGGGCAACCTCGCCATCACGGCCCAGCCGGCTGCACCGCCGGTCGCGCTCGACCTCGATGGCGACGGCGTCGAATTCGTCGGCCTCGAAGCGGGTGTCGCGTTCGATTACGACGGCGACGGCGCGCCCAGCGCAACCGCCTGGGTCGGCAGCGACGACGGCATTCTCGTCCATGACGCGAATGGCGACGGCATGGTGTCGGGTGCTTCGGAGTTCGTCTTCGGCGGCGCCGGCATGAGCGACCTCGAAGCGATTGCCGCCAATCACGACGGCAATGGCGACGGCATGCTCGATGCTTCCGACGCAGCCTATGCGCAGTTCGCCGTGTGGCAGGACGCCAACGGCAACGGCGTGAGCGACGCGGGCGAGCTCGTCTCGCTGGCCGAAGCCGGGATCGTCTCGCTGAGCCTCGTTTCCGACGGCAACAGCTACGTCACGGCAGGCGGCGACGTGGTCGTCCACGGCCTCGCCTCGTTCACCAAGGCAGACGGCTCGACCGGAACGGCAGCCGATGCCAGCTTCCAGATCGGTGCAGAGCAGACCAATGCGCGCCGCACGGCCGAGGCTGCAAGTTTCGCCGCTGCAGCGGGCCTGTTCGGCTACCCCGACACCGGCCATGCGATGGGCGACCTGGGCGATGCGCGGATCGATGCGATGTCGGGCGACCTCAGCGTCTGGCAGGCCTGGGGCGGTCCGGCCGCGAGCATGGCGATCGAGCACTTCAGCCTCAGCAACTATCTCGTCTCGAACGGTCCGCAGCAGCTGGCCGAGATCACGAGCGAGACGCGCATGATCGACGACTGGTCGCTCGACCTTGCCCCGGCTTCGATGTTCGAGCTCAGCGATATCGGCGCGCCCGATCTCGTGCTCTCGAACGAGCCGTCGGGCCTGTTCGACGCGGTTCCGGTGTTCGATGCCGGCGTCCACGCAATCGCACCGTCGATGATGGATGCGCTGCTCACGCTGGAAGCTACCGGCATGGCGCAAGATGCGATGCTCGAAGGCCAGGGCGGCCAGTTCGGCATGCTGCCGGACGTCGGCCATCTCGTCGGCGAACTTTACGAAGCGCAGGGTGTCGATGCGATCATCGATGCACTGGCAGGAAATCCGGTCGGACCGGTTTCGTTCAATGCGATCATGAACAGCAGCGAAAGCGGGCTTCTGGACCAAGCGCCCGACTTCGGACCGATGTCCATGACGCCGTTCGAAACCTTCGACGCGGCAGACGACGCAGCGGCACTCGCTGCGGCGCAGGGGTAA